A genome region from Nocardia sp. NBC_00565 includes the following:
- a CDS encoding SDR family oxidoreductase, with translation MSHREADRPAFARRRIPAGRYGRPEEIAYIIGTLTAVDASFINGAVIPVDGGMTAQTR, from the coding sequence GTGTCGCACCGTGAGGCTGACCGACCGGCCTTCGCCCGCCGCCGAATACCCGCGGGCCGCTACGGCCGCCCGGAGGAAATCGCCTACATCATCGGGACCCTGACCGCCGTCGATGCCTCCTTCATCAATGGCGCGGTGATCCCGGTCGACGGTGGCATGACGGCCCAAACACGTTGA